From the Corynebacterium zhongnanshanii genome, the window CCACAACAGCGCCGCCGCGGCGATCAACAACATCACCAGCACATACGGGAATGCGCCCCTAAAGACCACGACAGGGCTTATTTTGACGGCCTTCGAGACTACGAACACGTTAATGCCCATGGGTGGTGTGACCATTCCGGTTTCTGCCAGTAGGACGACGAAAATGCCAAACCAAATGGGGTCGTACCCCAATTCTTCAACGATGGGCAGAGTCATGGGAACCGTCAAGGCGATAATGGCGATCTGATCCATAAAGAATCCCAGCACCATATACACCAGACCAATGAGCGCCATCACCACTAAAGGTGGCCACGCCGCCTCGCTAATGCTGGCCACCAAGCGGGGCGTGACGCGGCTCAGCGTGAGGAAGTCACCCAGCACGTGCGCCGTCATGATGATCGCGAAAATCATGGCGGAGGTTTTCACTGTTTCCAACACGGCCACGCCGAATTGGTCCCGATCCCACTTGCCTTTGGCAACCACCAGGATCAGTGCGGCGATTGTGCCCAGTGTGGCAGCCTCCGTGGGGGTGGCAATTCCGAAGAAAATAGAGCCCACCACCGCGCAGAAAATAACCAACAAGGGAGAGGCTTTCCACACATGCGTGAGCTTCTCCCGGATCGTGGAACTAGACCCCGCCGGTGCGACCGAGCGATCGCGCAGAAAACCCAGGTACATCGTGACAATAAGGCCGCAGGCCACCAAAAGCCCTGGGAAAAATCCCGCAATAAGCACCTGCCCCACGGGAGCCTCCGCGGTAATCGCATAAAACACCAGAATGATCGACGGCGGAATCATGGCCGCCAGAGTGCCTACTACCGCAACAAGCCCCGTGGCTGTGCCGCGCGCGTAGCCTTCCTTCATCATGCGCACCGATGAGGTCTGCGCCAGCGTGGCAGCCGCCGCAGTCGAGGAGCCGGATACCGCGGCAAACGCCGTTCCAGCGCCCACGCTGGCAATGGCCGTTCCGCCGGGGAGGCGTCCGATGAGGGAGCGCGCGGCGTCGAACAAAGAATCCAGCAGCCCGGACATCAGTAACAATTGAGCCATCAGAATAAACAAAGGAATGGCAGATAGGGAATTAGAGCGCACCGCGGCAAAAGGCGAGGTTTCGAGCGTGTGTAACGCGGCGGGGAAGCCTTCCAGAATAGTGAGGCCGAGCAGGCCCGAGGCCAGGATCGCGAAACTGACCGGAACCCGAAAAACGATGAGGGCTACGAGGACGATGAGTATTCCAACGACGAGCATGATTAGTGTCCTTCCTCGCCAGGGTCGTAATCAGTGAAGGGTCTGTGCCAGGGGGTTGTGACCTCGCGGTAGAAATCAATGGCGGCAAGAAAAGCGCACAGAATAGCGGCGCAGGGGACGATGGCGCGGAACGTCCAATCGGGAAGCGGAAGATCCGCCATTCCCGGCAGAGTTTGATGATGAAGAGAAAACGCCATCCACGTTTCATTCCATCCGGCCAGAGCAAGCATCACCATGGAAAAGGCCACCGATGCGTGGATCAGCACCAGAATGATCTTCTGCACGGGCCGGGGGAGCTTGGTGAATATCGTCTCCACAGCGATGTGGGTGGATGTGCGATAGGCAACAATAAGCCCAAAGAAGGCAATGGTGGGAAGAAGGTATTTTTCCGTGAGGCTGATATTCCATCCCAGAGGATGGCTCAATACCTCTCGCATGAACACCTCTGCTGCCGTGATAAGCACCAGAAGGATAATGGCTGCGCCGGCAATCCACGTGCACACTGCAGAAATGGCATTCTGGAGTTTATCCAGCCGGGGATGGTCTGTGGTGCGAAAACCGTAGGGGGTGCGGGTGGCGGTGCCGTCGTGGCCCGGATGTATCACCAGATGTGGCATGGTTTTAACCTCGTTTCGTGGCGCGGTGGGCGTGTTTCTTTAGCGCGGATTCCCACGCGTCCATCACCTCGTGGCCGGCTAGCCCGGTGGATTCGGCGGCGTTGATCCAGGACTGCTTGACTGGCTCATTCAGGGCTTCCCACTGGGCGCGATTCTGGGCGACGTCGTGGAAGCGCACCCCAGCTTTCTTCATGGCCGCGATGGACTTCGCGCGAGAGCCGTTGAGGGTCTCGCACAGGGATTGCTGGGCCTGCTCGCTGGCGTGCGTCAGCGCCTCCTGCTGCTGCATGGTCAGCGAGTCCCACGTGTCCACGTTGATCCCGTAGAAGAAGGTGAAATTGCCCTGCTCGGCACCATCAGTGGCGTCCGTGATGACGTCCTCCAGGCCATACGGGGTAATGCTGATGGGGCTGGCCAGCGTGCCCTCTACCGTGCCGCGCGACAGGGCCTCGTAGAGGTCGCCGATAGGCATAGCGACGCCCGCGGCGTGCATCTGGTCAATCACCCGATCTAAGGCGCCGCCGGTGGAGCGAAGGACTTTTCCGCGGAGATTATCAGGGTTGGATGGGTCGATGCCGGCGGACATGGCCTCGTATCCGGGGATGGATCCCGTCCACAATGGCCTGAACTTCATGGGGGCCATTTCTTTGTCGTAGAGAATCCCGCCGGGCATCACCAGGTCCCGTAGGGCGTAGGCGGTGACGCAGGAATCGGAGCCGAAGCCGGGGAGGTCGC encodes:
- a CDS encoding TRAP transporter large permease yields the protein MLVVGILIVLVALIVFRVPVSFAILASGLLGLTILEGFPAALHTLETSPFAAVRSNSLSAIPLFILMAQLLLMSGLLDSLFDAARSLIGRLPGGTAIASVGAGTAFAAVSGSSTAAAATLAQTSSVRMMKEGYARGTATGLVAVVGTLAAMIPPSIILVFYAITAEAPVGQVLIAGFFPGLLVACGLIVTMYLGFLRDRSVAPAGSSSTIREKLTHVWKASPLLVIFCAVVGSIFFGIATPTEAATLGTIAALILVVAKGKWDRDQFGVAVLETVKTSAMIFAIIMTAHVLGDFLTLSRVTPRLVASISEAAWPPLVVMALIGLVYMVLGFFMDQIAIIALTVPMTLPIVEELGYDPIWFGIFVVLLAETGMVTPPMGINVFVVSKAVKISPVVVFRGAFPYVLVMLLIAAAALLWPDLVMWVPNLSSASG
- a CDS encoding TRAP transporter small permease, producing the protein MPHLVIHPGHDGTATRTPYGFRTTDHPRLDKLQNAISAVCTWIAGAAIILLVLITAAEVFMREVLSHPLGWNISLTEKYLLPTIAFFGLIVAYRTSTHIAVETIFTKLPRPVQKIILVLIHASVAFSMVMLALAGWNETWMAFSLHHQTLPGMADLPLPDWTFRAIVPCAAILCAFLAAIDFYREVTTPWHRPFTDYDPGEEGH
- the dctP gene encoding TRAP transporter substrate-binding protein DctP, with protein sequence MKNTHRRSPIIAALGTAILAASSLTACSLKENNGQDSPNLTRLTMADNYALKHPVGKGGTQPFLDAMTASAQETGMTIDYFASGQLGKQADIPSIVRSGNADLAVIAPGYVSSTFPLSGIGDLPGFGSDSCVTAYALRDLVMPGGILYDKEMAPMKFRPLWTGSIPGYEAMSAGIDPSNPDNLRGKVLRSTGGALDRVIDQMHAAGVAMPIGDLYEALSRGTVEGTLASPISITPYGLEDVITDATDGAEQGNFTFFYGINVDTWDSLTMQQQEALTHASEQAQQSLCETLNGSRAKSIAAMKKAGVRFHDVAQNRAQWEALNEPVKQSWINAAESTGLAGHEVMDAWESALKKHAHRATKRG